One Mytilus trossulus isolate FHL-02 chromosome 5, PNRI_Mtr1.1.1.hap1, whole genome shotgun sequence DNA segment encodes these proteins:
- the LOC134719523 gene encoding uncharacterized protein LOC134719523 yields MSKNEKTCTKEVDEVCSTHQDETLKPDTPDHVTTFNRKITINNGTILRSRDRVQHHEACSKLVDHSKFDKSEYYGNVPEKYVASIAEDNMHMRPCPAVMVPPPPPDPPNPN; encoded by the exons ATGTCCAAAAACGAAAAAACCTGTACGAAAGAAG TCGATGAAGTCTGTTCAACACACCAAGATGAAACTTTAAAACCTGATACACCAGATCATGTTACAACATTTAATCGgaaaattacaattaataatGGAACAATACTTAGAAGTAGAG ATCGTGTACAACATCATGAAGCTTGTAGTAAACTAGTGGACCACAGCAAATTTGATAAATCGGAATATTATGGCAATG TTCCGGAGAAATATGTAGCAAGCATTGCTGAAGACAATATGCATATGAGACCATGTCCTGCTGTAATGGTGCCACCACCGCCGCCAGATCCACCCAATCCAAATTAA